From Spirosoma aerolatum, one genomic window encodes:
- a CDS encoding 50S ribosomal protein L25/general stress protein Ctc codes for MKKIEIVGYKRANLGRTESQAIRAEGNVPCVLYGGAEQVHFYAPVILFRDLIYTPNIFEVALNIEGEEYRAILQETQFHPVSDILLHADFLLVTDDKPVKMAVPVRLTGSAPGVQKGGKLVTRVRKLRVKGTVSNIPDFIDVDVSGLDLGKSVRVGQIPVKNIEMLEQASNPVASIEIPRALRGSLK; via the coding sequence AAAGAGCGAATCTCGGCCGCACAGAATCACAGGCGATTCGGGCCGAGGGCAATGTTCCCTGTGTATTGTACGGTGGCGCTGAGCAGGTTCATTTCTATGCACCTGTTATTTTGTTCCGTGATTTAATTTACACGCCTAATATTTTTGAAGTTGCCCTGAACATCGAGGGCGAGGAATACCGGGCTATCCTTCAGGAAACCCAGTTCCACCCTGTTAGCGACATTCTGCTGCACGCTGACTTTCTGTTAGTTACCGACGATAAGCCTGTTAAAATGGCGGTTCCCGTACGGTTGACAGGTTCGGCTCCGGGTGTACAGAAAGGTGGTAAACTGGTAACCCGCGTGCGGAAACTGCGCGTGAAAGGTACCGTAAGTAACATCCCTGATTTCATCGATGTTGATGTATCAGGCCTTGACCTGGGCAAATCGGTTCGCGTAGGTCAGATTCCAGTTAAAAATATTGAAATGCTTGAGCAGGCGTCAAACCCTGTTGCCAGCATCGAAATTCCACGGGCACTGCGGGGTTCACTCAAGTAA
- a CDS encoding heavy metal translocating P-type ATPase, whose product MTTNDLAPVNKIAGKTPSSESRKTFPVLEMSCAACAVSVESMLKSTLGVSDAGVNYANQTAWVAFNPKLVSEVALQQAVRSIGYDLVVEAEDPQRVQAEAQQRHYQQLKRRTLWALGLSLPIVVIGMFLMNWPYGNAISMVLAAVVVFVLGQPFFVNAWKQAKHGKANMDTLVALSTGIAFLFSAFNTFNPAFWHERGLHPHVYFETASVVVTFILLGKLMEERAKSSTSSAIKKLMNLQPKTVRLIDGNTEREIPISAVQVGHQILVRPGERIPVDGKVATGHSFVDESTISGEPVPVEKQGGSFVFAGTINQKGSFQFRAEKVGSDTLLAQIIRMVQEAQGSKAPVQQFVDRIAGIFVPTVLGIALLTFVLWLTFGHYFAPDADPFMTALITSVTVLVIACPCALGLATPTAIMVGVGKGAENNILIKDAESLELAHRINAVVLDKTGTITEGKPVVTDLKWLSPESDHTRLQGILHSMESRSEHPLAAAVASFLSGTESVTLDTFESLTGQGVRATYQQVTYLIGNRRLMDDSQIQLATSLVEQVAAWQNEAKTVVFFARTGLEREAEILGVIAITDPVKPTSKQAVQTLKSRGIAVYMLTGDNAQTAAAVARQVGIEQVESEMMPTDKANFVKQLQAKGKLIAMVGDGINDSQALAQADVSIAMGKGSDIAMDVARMTLITADLNSIPKALQLSGQTVQVIRQNLFWAFIYNVIGIPVAAGVLYPAFGFLLNPMIAGAAMALSSVSVVSNSLRLRGM is encoded by the coding sequence ATGACAACTAACGATCTAGCTCCAGTAAATAAAATCGCTGGAAAAACCCCATCCTCGGAAAGTCGGAAAACGTTTCCGGTTTTGGAGATGAGTTGTGCGGCTTGTGCAGTTAGTGTAGAGTCGATGCTGAAGAGTACGCTGGGGGTAAGTGATGCCGGAGTCAATTATGCCAATCAAACGGCCTGGGTCGCCTTCAATCCGAAGCTCGTATCGGAAGTCGCTCTACAACAGGCCGTTCGTTCTATTGGATACGATTTGGTCGTAGAAGCAGAAGATCCTCAGCGGGTGCAGGCAGAAGCCCAGCAACGGCACTATCAGCAATTGAAACGGCGAACGCTTTGGGCGTTAGGACTTTCGTTGCCGATTGTCGTGATTGGCATGTTTCTGATGAATTGGCCCTATGGCAATGCCATCTCGATGGTATTAGCCGCTGTGGTTGTATTTGTATTGGGCCAGCCGTTTTTTGTCAATGCCTGGAAACAGGCGAAACATGGCAAAGCCAATATGGATACGCTGGTGGCTTTAAGCACAGGTATTGCTTTTTTGTTTAGCGCATTCAATACGTTCAACCCTGCATTCTGGCACGAGCGAGGGCTACATCCGCATGTGTATTTCGAAACGGCTTCGGTAGTGGTTACGTTTATTCTGTTAGGTAAATTGATGGAAGAAAGGGCCAAATCGAGCACATCATCGGCCATCAAAAAACTGATGAACTTGCAGCCCAAAACGGTGCGGCTGATTGACGGAAATACTGAGCGTGAAATTCCCATTTCCGCGGTTCAGGTCGGGCATCAGATCTTGGTGCGTCCGGGAGAGCGGATTCCGGTTGATGGTAAGGTAGCAACAGGGCATTCCTTTGTCGATGAAAGTACGATAAGCGGAGAGCCTGTACCCGTTGAAAAGCAGGGCGGTTCTTTTGTTTTTGCCGGGACGATCAATCAAAAAGGGAGCTTTCAGTTTCGGGCCGAAAAAGTAGGGTCGGATACGTTGCTGGCCCAGATCATTCGTATGGTGCAGGAGGCACAGGGGAGTAAAGCCCCTGTGCAACAGTTTGTTGATCGGATAGCCGGAATTTTCGTCCCTACCGTGTTAGGCATTGCTTTACTGACCTTTGTCTTATGGCTGACTTTCGGGCATTACTTCGCACCCGATGCTGATCCGTTTATGACGGCGTTGATCACCTCGGTTACGGTGTTGGTTATTGCCTGCCCCTGTGCACTGGGGCTAGCCACGCCTACGGCCATTATGGTGGGTGTCGGGAAAGGGGCTGAGAATAACATCCTGATAAAAGATGCCGAAAGCCTTGAACTCGCTCATCGCATTAATGCCGTTGTGCTTGATAAAACAGGTACGATAACCGAAGGGAAACCCGTGGTAACCGACCTCAAATGGCTTAGCCCTGAGAGTGACCATACAAGGCTTCAGGGGATTCTACATTCGATGGAGTCTCGTTCTGAGCACCCATTGGCTGCCGCTGTTGCCTCGTTTCTGTCTGGTACGGAATCGGTAACGCTGGACACATTTGAGAGCTTAACGGGTCAGGGTGTCCGGGCTACCTATCAACAGGTAACTTATCTGATCGGTAACCGACGTTTGATGGATGATAGCCAGATTCAACTAGCTACTTCCCTGGTAGAGCAGGTGGCTGCGTGGCAAAATGAGGCAAAAACGGTCGTCTTTTTTGCTCGTACCGGATTGGAAAGAGAAGCAGAAATTTTGGGGGTTATTGCGATTACTGATCCGGTCAAGCCGACATCGAAACAGGCCGTACAAACCCTCAAAAGCCGGGGAATTGCCGTATATATGCTTACCGGCGATAATGCCCAGACGGCTGCCGCTGTGGCCAGGCAGGTTGGTATAGAGCAGGTCGAATCGGAGATGATGCCTACCGACAAAGCCAATTTTGTGAAGCAGTTACAGGCAAAAGGTAAACTGATAGCCATGGTTGGCGATGGTATCAACGACTCGCAGGCACTGGCCCAAGCGGATGTAAGCATCGCCATGGGAAAAGGCTCAGATATTGCCATGGATGTGGCCCGGATGACATTGATAACGGCCGACTTGAATAGTATCCCGAAGGCCTTGCAGTTGTCGGGACAAACGGTACAGGTGATTCGTCAAAATTTATTCTGGGCGTTTATCTACAACGTGATCGGTATTCCAGTTGCGGCTGGCGTATTATACCCTGCCTTCGGATTTTTGCTCAATCCGATGATTGCCGGAGCGGCCATGGCCTTGAGTTCGGTATCGGTAGTGAGCAATAGTTTACGGCTCAGAGGTATGTAA
- a CDS encoding heavy-metal-associated domain-containing protein produces MNQFIQFKTNIKCGGCIATVTPFLNEAIGEDKWKVDVQNPDKVLTVETGDAALVKQAVEKAGYKAEQLA; encoded by the coding sequence ATGAATCAGTTCATTCAATTTAAGACCAATATTAAGTGTGGTGGTTGTATTGCCACCGTAACCCCTTTTCTGAACGAGGCCATTGGTGAAGATAAGTGGAAGGTAGATGTCCAAAATCCAGATAAAGTTCTGACCGTAGAAACCGGTGATGCGGCCCTTGTGAAACAGGCCGTCGAAAAAGCAGGCTATAAAGCCGAGCAATTGGCGTAA
- a CDS encoding efflux RND transporter permease subunit: protein MNKFIKSILSFSLKNKFFIFFLTALAIVAGIISYQNTPIEAFPDVTNTQITLITQWPGRSAEEVEKFVTIPIEIGLNSVQKRTDIRSTSLFGLSVVKVMFDDGVDDAFARQQVNNLLSGVELPEGIRPDVQPPYGPTGEIFRYTLQSPTRTARELKTLQDWVIDRQLKGVPGVADVVSFGGEVKTYEISVDPRRLMDYNITPLQLYQAVANSNVNVGGDVIEKNSEAYVVRGIGLLRNQQDIQNIIIKNANGTPIMVRNVAQVSQSALPRLGQAGRDRQDDVVECIVIMRKGENPSEVIERVKDKINDLNNNILPSDVQINTFYNRETLIHFATHTVTHNLIEGIIFVTVIVFIFMADWRTTVTVSIVIPLALLFAFICLRLKGMSANLLSMGAIDFGIIVDGAVVMVEGIFVTLDELAHKEGMPKFNRLAKLGLLRKTGTEMGKAIFFSKLIIITCLVPIFSFQKVEGKMFSPLAWTLGFALLGALLFTLTLVPVLASMLLNKNVREKHNPFVNFVTKYATQIFGFTFAHKRISLIVTTLVVAVGLSGFSLLGTEFLPELNEGSIYVRATMPMAISLPESVKQTVQMRHIFEQFPEVKGVISQTGRPNDGTDPTGFYNIEFLVDIYPQEEWKSHISKEELIDQMQEKLSVFPGVNFNFSQPIMDNVEEAVSGVKGSIAVKIYGPDQTILETKATEIQKQLATVSGIEDLGVIRTTGQPEMRVELDERKLALYGVNKSDAEAVLEMAIGGKAATQIYEGERKFDLRIRYDLPFRSNEEQISRLMVPTETGSMIPIKEIAQVYTQTGPVLIFREANQRYGAVKFSVRGRDMGSAVAEAQQKVQANVKFPAGYTVKWAGDFENQQRATARLAQVVPISLLAIFFILFVLFGNVKDAGLVLFNVPFAIIGGIAALLVTHVNFSISAGIGFIALFGICIQNGVILISVFKKNLRSGLPLNNAIREGVVSRIRPVVMTAMMAGIGLIPAAISHGIGSETARPLAIVVIGGLITATLLTLFIFPLIFYGFYRQKLDEN from the coding sequence ATGAATAAGTTCATTAAAAGTATCCTATCGTTCTCGCTTAAGAATAAGTTTTTTATCTTTTTTCTGACGGCTCTGGCCATAGTAGCGGGAATTATCAGTTATCAGAATACCCCCATCGAGGCTTTTCCAGACGTTACCAATACACAAATCACACTAATTACGCAATGGCCGGGCCGATCGGCCGAAGAAGTCGAGAAGTTTGTTACCATACCCATCGAAATTGGCCTCAACTCCGTTCAGAAACGGACCGATATTCGCTCGACCTCACTCTTTGGTTTATCGGTAGTGAAAGTGATGTTCGACGATGGTGTTGATGATGCCTTTGCCCGCCAACAGGTCAATAATCTGCTAAGTGGTGTTGAGTTGCCCGAAGGTATCCGCCCGGATGTTCAGCCGCCTTATGGGCCAACCGGCGAAATTTTCCGGTATACACTTCAGTCGCCAACCCGAACAGCCCGTGAGCTTAAAACCTTACAGGACTGGGTTATCGATCGCCAGTTGAAAGGAGTTCCAGGGGTGGCGGATGTTGTGAGTTTCGGTGGGGAAGTGAAAACCTATGAGATTTCGGTGGACCCCCGCCGGCTGATGGATTACAATATTACCCCATTGCAATTGTACCAGGCCGTTGCCAATTCCAATGTAAACGTAGGGGGTGATGTGATTGAGAAAAATTCTGAAGCGTATGTCGTTCGGGGGATTGGCCTTCTGCGCAATCAACAGGATATTCAGAACATTATTATTAAGAATGCGAATGGAACGCCCATCATGGTGCGGAATGTGGCTCAGGTCTCGCAATCGGCATTACCCCGGCTGGGTCAGGCAGGACGCGATCGACAGGATGATGTAGTGGAGTGTATTGTGATCATGCGTAAGGGTGAGAATCCGAGCGAAGTGATCGAACGGGTCAAAGACAAGATCAATGACCTGAACAACAACATCTTACCTTCCGACGTACAGATCAACACGTTTTATAATCGAGAAACGCTCATTCACTTTGCAACCCATACGGTAACCCACAATTTGATCGAAGGTATCATTTTCGTAACGGTTATCGTCTTTATTTTCATGGCCGACTGGCGGACCACTGTCACGGTATCGATTGTAATTCCGCTGGCTTTATTATTCGCCTTCATCTGTTTGCGCCTTAAAGGCATGTCGGCCAATCTACTCTCGATGGGAGCCATCGACTTCGGGATTATTGTCGATGGAGCGGTGGTGATGGTAGAAGGCATTTTCGTAACGCTCGATGAACTGGCCCATAAAGAAGGAATGCCCAAATTTAACAGGCTGGCCAAACTGGGGCTACTTCGTAAAACAGGTACAGAAATGGGGAAGGCTATTTTCTTTTCCAAACTTATTATCATCACCTGCCTGGTTCCCATTTTCTCCTTTCAGAAAGTAGAGGGTAAAATGTTTTCGCCCCTAGCCTGGACGCTTGGTTTTGCTCTCCTGGGTGCGCTGCTCTTTACCTTGACTCTGGTACCCGTGCTGGCAAGCATGCTCCTCAATAAAAATGTACGGGAAAAGCACAATCCATTCGTCAATTTCGTCACTAAATACGCCACACAGATTTTTGGGTTCACATTCGCCCATAAACGAATCAGTCTTATTGTTACGACACTAGTAGTGGCTGTAGGGCTCTCTGGCTTTAGCCTGCTCGGTACCGAATTTCTGCCCGAACTGAATGAAGGTTCCATTTATGTGCGGGCAACCATGCCTATGGCCATATCCTTGCCTGAATCGGTAAAGCAGACGGTCCAGATGCGCCACATCTTCGAACAGTTTCCTGAGGTTAAGGGGGTTATCTCACAAACGGGCCGACCTAACGACGGAACCGACCCCACCGGATTTTACAACATTGAGTTTCTGGTTGATATTTATCCTCAGGAAGAGTGGAAAAGCCACATTAGCAAAGAGGAACTCATTGATCAGATGCAGGAAAAGTTGTCTGTATTCCCGGGTGTAAACTTCAACTTCTCGCAACCGATCATGGACAATGTGGAAGAAGCCGTTTCGGGCGTAAAAGGGTCTATTGCCGTAAAAATATATGGCCCCGACCAAACGATACTGGAAACGAAAGCCACTGAAATCCAGAAGCAGTTAGCAACTGTCAGCGGGATCGAAGATCTGGGCGTTATTCGAACTACCGGGCAACCTGAAATGCGCGTTGAACTGGACGAACGAAAGCTTGCGTTGTATGGGGTCAATAAGTCCGACGCCGAAGCCGTACTTGAAATGGCAATTGGTGGCAAAGCGGCTACTCAGATCTACGAAGGCGAACGTAAGTTTGATTTGCGAATACGCTATGATCTGCCGTTCCGATCGAACGAAGAGCAGATTAGCCGATTGATGGTCCCAACCGAAACGGGTAGTATGATTCCCATCAAAGAAATCGCGCAAGTTTATACGCAGACAGGCCCGGTTCTGATTTTCCGCGAAGCCAATCAACGGTACGGTGCGGTGAAGTTTTCAGTTCGTGGACGGGATATGGGTAGTGCAGTAGCCGAAGCTCAGCAAAAAGTTCAGGCAAATGTGAAGTTTCCCGCAGGCTATACCGTAAAATGGGCCGGTGATTTTGAAAATCAGCAACGTGCTACTGCTCGGTTAGCCCAGGTCGTTCCCATCAGTTTGCTGGCTATTTTCTTCATACTATTTGTGTTATTCGGCAATGTGAAGGATGCAGGGCTGGTTTTGTTCAATGTACCTTTCGCCATCATCGGCGGTATTGCGGCCTTACTCGTTACGCACGTAAACTTCAGTATCTCAGCAGGTATTGGCTTCATCGCTCTTTTCGGAATTTGCATCCAGAATGGCGTCATATTAATTTCGGTTTTCAAGAAAAACCTTCGAAGCGGGCTTCCTCTCAACAACGCAATCCGGGAAGGTGTTGTGTCTCGCATCAGACCCGTTGTGATGACAGCCATGATGGCCGGCATTGGCCTGATTCCGGCAGCCATATCGCATGGCATTGGCTCTGAAACAGCCCGTCCGTTGGCAATTGTTGTTATAGGCGGATTGATTACCGCTACTTTACTGACTCTGTTTATCTTTCCACTGATTTTCTACGGTTTCTATCGTCAGAAATTAGATGAGAATTAA
- a CDS encoding response regulator codes for MKILVVEDEPKLASFVRKGLEEQSCEVDVAYDGQLGRTMALNNLYDVIIMDINLPKMNGFDVVQSIRQEKNRTPVLMLTAMGSVDDKLTGFEAGADDYLVKPFEFRELMARLRALTKRNTEGSMQANVLKVADLELDLNEKIARRGSKRIELTAKEFGLLEYLIRNRGRVVSRVDIAEKVWDIHFDTGTNVIDVYVNFLRKKIDKDFPKKLIHTVIGMGYMLKEE; via the coding sequence ATGAAAATTCTGGTAGTTGAAGATGAGCCAAAATTGGCATCCTTTGTTCGAAAAGGGTTGGAAGAGCAATCCTGTGAAGTGGATGTCGCTTATGATGGTCAGCTTGGTCGTACGATGGCCCTTAATAATCTCTACGATGTGATTATTATGGACATTAATCTACCGAAAATGAATGGCTTTGATGTCGTTCAGTCAATCCGACAGGAAAAAAATCGTACCCCTGTCCTGATGCTCACGGCTATGGGATCTGTGGATGATAAATTAACCGGTTTTGAAGCTGGCGCTGACGATTACCTAGTCAAACCGTTTGAGTTTCGCGAACTGATGGCTCGCCTGCGTGCGCTCACCAAGCGCAATACGGAAGGCAGCATGCAGGCAAACGTTCTTAAAGTAGCCGATTTAGAACTGGATCTGAACGAAAAAATAGCCCGCCGGGGATCTAAACGAATTGAATTGACAGCCAAAGAATTTGGTTTGCTCGAATACCTGATTCGTAACCGAGGCCGTGTCGTGTCTCGTGTCGATATTGCAGAAAAAGTTTGGGATATACATTTCGACACGGGCACCAATGTGATTGATGTATACGTAAATTTCCTGCGTAAGAAAATTGACAAGGACTTTCCTAAAAAACTCATTCACACGGTAATTGGAATGGGGTATATGCTTAAAGAAGAGTAA
- a CDS encoding sensor histidine kinase encodes MNIRTRLTLLFVLLVASIMLLFTISVYYLYDQFRQQEFEQRLVEKALTTVRLREDVGEVPQNDLPVMADEQVTVYNSRGVILYNQYSQRPRFPITPDFLSKITLRHPQYGRAGDIEAIGVRHINSRGESLFIVASANDRYGFSKLDRLREILFFGWLLSLFIVGIAGYLFATDALRPVSELIIQVNAISATNIHERLRVGRQRDELADLARTFNDLLTRLEEAFVFQKSFVSHASHELRTPLTVMMGQIEVTRLQARSTHEYEVAFDALLDEVKSMIRLVNGLLELARASSDVVTLNYQPVRIDELLWQAQSLLVNKKLDYQIDIDFDNLPDQEEDLVINGEESLLQTAFLNLMENGCKYSPDQRVSVRIAFEPGQVQLTFSDNGFGIPASDLPHIFEPFYRSETTMTVKGHGIGLALTQRIIELHRGQIKVESTVGAGTTFRITLPSAHGPVPNPNDVRSVDEKPVKAYS; translated from the coding sequence ATGAACATCCGTACTCGTCTTACGCTGCTTTTTGTTCTGCTGGTCGCTTCGATCATGCTTCTCTTTACCATCTCCGTTTATTACCTGTACGATCAATTCCGTCAACAGGAGTTTGAACAACGACTTGTAGAAAAAGCGCTGACAACCGTTCGTTTACGGGAAGACGTTGGCGAAGTTCCTCAGAATGATTTGCCTGTGATGGCCGACGAGCAGGTTACCGTTTATAATTCGCGAGGAGTTATCTTATACAATCAGTACAGTCAGCGCCCCCGCTTCCCGATCACACCCGATTTTCTGTCTAAAATCACCCTACGCCATCCTCAATATGGCCGAGCTGGTGATATTGAAGCCATTGGTGTGCGGCATATTAATTCAAGGGGCGAATCCTTGTTTATTGTTGCCTCAGCAAACGATCGCTATGGATTTAGTAAACTGGATCGGCTGCGCGAGATTTTGTTCTTCGGATGGTTATTAAGTCTGTTTATTGTAGGGATTGCCGGGTATCTGTTTGCCACCGATGCACTGCGCCCTGTCTCTGAACTCATTATACAGGTAAATGCCATATCAGCCACCAACATCCATGAACGTTTACGTGTGGGTAGGCAACGCGACGAATTAGCTGATCTGGCCCGTACGTTTAACGATCTGCTTACCCGGCTCGAAGAAGCGTTTGTGTTTCAGAAGAGTTTTGTGTCGCATGCATCCCACGAGTTACGGACACCTTTAACGGTGATGATGGGTCAAATCGAAGTTACCCGGCTGCAAGCCCGCTCAACCCATGAATATGAAGTTGCGTTCGATGCGTTACTCGACGAGGTAAAAAGTATGATTCGGCTTGTCAACGGGTTGCTTGAATTAGCCCGGGCTAGTTCCGACGTCGTTACGTTGAATTATCAACCTGTTCGAATCGACGAGTTATTATGGCAGGCTCAAAGTTTGTTAGTCAACAAAAAATTGGATTATCAAATCGACATTGACTTTGACAACTTACCTGATCAGGAGGAAGATTTAGTGATTAATGGCGAAGAGTCACTCCTGCAAACTGCCTTCCTGAACTTAATGGAAAATGGTTGCAAATACTCTCCCGACCAGCGTGTATCGGTTCGTATCGCTTTTGAGCCTGGACAAGTTCAACTGACATTCTCCGACAATGGATTCGGCATTCCAGCCAGTGATCTACCGCACATTTTCGAGCCCTTTTACCGATCTGAAACAACGATGACTGTAAAAGGTCATGGCATTGGTCTGGCACTTACGCAACGTATAATCGAACTTCACCGAGGCCAGATTAAAGTGGAATCGACAGTTGGTGCAGGCACTACTTTTCGAATCACCCTACCAAGTGCTCACGGTCCTGTACCCAACCCCAATGACGTTCGATCAGTTGACGAAAAACCCGTGAAGGCTTACTCATAA
- a CDS encoding peptide chain release factor 3 — translation MQTNIQAETARRRTFAIISHPDAGKTTLTEKLLLFGGAIQTAGAVKSNKIKKTATSDFMEIEKQRGISVATSVMTFEYDNLKINILDTPGHKDFAEDTYRTLTAVDSVILVIDCVKGVEEQTERLMEVCRMRDTPVIIFINKLDREGRNPFDLLDELEEKLNIRVRPMTWPVNMGSDFKGVYSLIEKKLYFFKVNKTKVEDDVLPIELEESLLDKKVGERDAAQLREDVELIEGVYDPFDRQAYLDGKLAPVFFGSAVNNFGVKELLEGFCGISPEPIARPTDKREVQPDEKAFSGFVFKIHANLDPRHRDRIAFLRICSGVFERNKFYHHTRLDKNVRFASPFSFMADSKSVVEEGFPGDVVGLYDTGTFKIGDTLTEGEDLQFQGIPSFSPEIFKELVNLDPMKSKQLDKGIQQLTDEGVAQLFTLDIGNRKIVGTVGELQFEVIQYRLENEYGAKCRWVPLNYTKACWITSENPAKLAEFIRLKGNQIAYDKDHNPVFLAESDWMLRMNQQNNPDIQFHLTSEFNVIA, via the coding sequence ATGCAAACGAATATACAGGCAGAAACCGCCCGTCGGCGTACGTTCGCCATCATTAGTCACCCGGATGCCGGGAAAACCACACTCACCGAAAAACTTCTGCTCTTTGGTGGCGCTATTCAAACGGCAGGAGCTGTTAAATCGAATAAGATTAAAAAGACGGCTACCTCTGACTTCATGGAAATTGAGAAGCAGCGCGGTATTTCCGTAGCTACTTCGGTGATGACCTTTGAGTACGACAACCTGAAAATCAATATTCTCGATACGCCAGGTCACAAAGATTTTGCGGAAGATACCTACCGGACGCTGACGGCGGTAGATAGTGTCATTCTGGTTATTGACTGTGTTAAAGGTGTAGAGGAACAAACCGAGCGGCTCATGGAAGTGTGTCGAATGCGCGACACACCCGTTATTATCTTCATTAACAAACTGGATCGTGAGGGTCGCAATCCATTTGACCTGCTGGATGAACTGGAAGAAAAGCTAAATATTCGGGTTCGACCCATGACCTGGCCGGTCAATATGGGATCGGACTTTAAAGGTGTTTATAGCCTGATCGAGAAAAAGTTATATTTCTTCAAAGTCAACAAAACGAAAGTTGAAGATGATGTACTGCCGATTGAGCTGGAAGAAAGTTTGCTCGATAAAAAAGTAGGCGAGCGCGATGCAGCCCAACTTCGGGAAGATGTTGAATTGATCGAGGGGGTGTATGATCCGTTCGATCGACAGGCGTACCTGGATGGAAAACTGGCCCCCGTATTTTTTGGCTCGGCGGTGAACAACTTCGGGGTAAAAGAACTGCTGGAAGGCTTTTGCGGGATTTCGCCCGAACCAATTGCCCGCCCGACCGATAAGCGTGAAGTGCAACCGGATGAAAAAGCATTCAGTGGGTTTGTCTTTAAAATTCACGCGAATCTTGACCCTCGCCATCGAGACCGGATTGCGTTTCTGCGTATCTGTTCGGGAGTGTTTGAACGGAATAAGTTTTATCACCATACTCGGCTCGATAAAAATGTGCGATTTGCCAGTCCGTTCAGTTTCATGGCCGATAGCAAAAGTGTCGTGGAAGAAGGGTTTCCGGGCGACGTAGTCGGACTTTACGATACGGGCACGTTCAAAATCGGCGATACATTGACCGAAGGCGAAGACTTACAGTTTCAGGGAATTCCCAGCTTTTCACCAGAAATTTTCAAGGAATTGGTCAACCTTGACCCGATGAAATCAAAGCAACTCGACAAAGGTATTCAGCAGTTGACCGATGAAGGAGTGGCTCAGTTGTTTACTCTCGATATAGGAAATCGGAAAATTGTTGGTACGGTTGGAGAACTTCAGTTTGAGGTAATTCAATACCGTCTGGAGAACGAATACGGTGCTAAATGCCGCTGGGTACCGCTCAATTATACGAAGGCCTGCTGGATTACGTCCGAAAACCCGGCAAAGCTGGCTGAGTTCATTCGCCTGAAAGGCAACCAGATAGCTTATGATAAAGATCATAACCCAGTGTTTCTGGCCGAATCGGACTGGATGCTTCGGATGAATCAGCAAAACAACCCTGACATCCAGTTCCATCTGACGTCGGAGTTTAACGTGATTGCTTAG
- a CDS encoding DUF423 domain-containing protein has product MKFFLQSGALLGVLGVALGAFGAHALRTMLDTSGRTATFETAVKYQFYHALALVLVGLLMHAFGSNPSTMKLLNWAGYSFLGGVLIFSGSLYILCFTGITWLGAITPLGGLAMIAGWALLFWAFV; this is encoded by the coding sequence ATGAAATTTTTCCTTCAATCAGGGGCTTTATTAGGTGTATTAGGTGTTGCGCTGGGCGCGTTTGGGGCTCATGCCCTACGAACTATGCTGGACACATCGGGCCGAACGGCGACGTTTGAAACCGCCGTTAAATACCAGTTTTATCATGCTCTGGCACTTGTACTGGTTGGATTGCTGATGCATGCATTCGGTAGCAATCCATCAACGATGAAACTGCTTAACTGGGCGGGGTATTCATTTTTGGGAGGAGTTTTAATCTTCTCAGGTTCACTCTATATTCTATGCTTTACGGGCATAACCTGGTTAGGGGCCATTACACCCCTGGGCGGGCTGGCCATGATAGCCGGTTGGGCACTTTTATTCTGGGCGTTTGTTTAA